AGGGAATCTAGATCCACTGAGGATCCAGAACCACTGGCCGAGGAATTTCTGGAGCCATCGCCGGAAGTCCCCGAGTTGAGATGGCCTAAAGGGCTTTTTACCATACCACCCGAGTATGATACGAAGGAGTAACCCAGGGTTAATGTGGAGAGAAGAATCGCCATCAGAAGCAGGATAGCCAGATGCTCCCGCTTCATTTTTCTTCAGCTCCTTTGGGGACGGGAGTCTTCTCCAAAGCCTCCCTCACAACCTCTTCTCCAGTAACACCCTCGAAAGAGTACTCCGCCTTCACAACAATCCTGTGAGCCAGAGCATCAACCGCGTAAGCCTTCACGTCATCCGGAAGAACAAAATTCCTCCCATCGAGCAAAGCATTCGCCTTGGCAACCTTCATCAAGGCAATTGCCCCGCGCGGACTCGGCCCAGCCTCAACCCGCGAGTCACCCCTCGCATTCCTGACCAGGCCCACAATGTACTTGAGAACACTCCTATCCACGTAAATACCCGACTCAACCAAATCCTGTATCCCCACGAAGGTTTCCCGGTCAA
This window of the Thermococcus siculi genome carries:
- a CDS encoding AAA family ATPase translates to MGIQDLVESGIYVDRSVLKYIVGLVRNARGDSRVEAGPSPRGAIALMKVAKANALLDGRNFVLPDDVKAYAVDALAHRIVVKAEYSFEGVTGEEVVREALEKTPVPKGAEEK